From the Chloroflexus aurantiacus J-10-fl genome, one window contains:
- a CDS encoding ketopantoate reductase family protein, producing MKIAIIGAGALGSVIGFHLAANHAVTLVDPWEEHVNTINEYGLRCSFDDQEQVRLLPATTSADNLEPVEVALITVKAAQTPWAAEIAAQIVQPNGVAYTLQNGLGNAERLASRLGTQRVGQGVTTIGATLLAPGHVRMAGRGPTTFAATPSLQLAYAVADAFRASSLPAGVSTDLASLVWGKLIVNTGINALTALLRVPNGALANIPAAEKLVRRAVEEAVAVACAAGITIGLSDPVAETLAVARATATNRSSMLQDVLRGAPTEIDTINGAIVREGQRLGVPTPFNAFLCDLITALEATTPLRVK from the coding sequence ATGAAGATCGCGATTATCGGCGCCGGTGCCCTGGGGAGCGTGATTGGATTCCATCTGGCAGCCAATCACGCCGTCACGCTGGTAGACCCGTGGGAAGAGCACGTTAACACAATTAACGAGTATGGCCTGCGCTGTAGCTTTGACGATCAAGAGCAGGTGCGTCTGTTACCGGCTACGACCAGCGCTGACAACCTTGAACCGGTTGAGGTTGCCCTGATTACGGTCAAAGCAGCCCAAACGCCCTGGGCTGCTGAGATTGCCGCACAGATAGTACAACCGAACGGCGTTGCCTACACGCTGCAAAACGGTCTGGGCAACGCCGAACGACTCGCCAGCCGGTTGGGAACACAACGGGTCGGGCAGGGGGTGACCACGATTGGTGCGACCTTGCTGGCGCCTGGACACGTGCGGATGGCCGGTCGTGGCCCCACGACATTTGCCGCAACCCCCTCGCTGCAATTAGCCTACGCCGTCGCCGATGCCTTTCGCGCCAGTTCATTACCGGCGGGTGTCTCAACCGATCTGGCAAGTCTGGTATGGGGCAAATTGATCGTCAATACCGGGATCAATGCGTTAACGGCTCTACTGCGGGTGCCAAACGGAGCGTTGGCGAACATCCCGGCTGCAGAAAAACTGGTGCGCCGTGCGGTGGAAGAGGCGGTCGCTGTAGCCTGTGCCGCCGGAATTACGATTGGATTGAGCGACCCGGTAGCCGAAACGCTGGCAGTTGCGCGGGCTACGGCAACGAATCGCTCATCAATGCTTCAGGATGTACTACGTGGTGCGCCAACCGAAATTGACACGATTAACGGGGCAATTGTGCGCGAAGGGCAACGGCTTGGTGTACCAACACCGTTTAACGCCTTCCTCTGCGACTTGATCACTGCCCTCGAAGCGACTACACCGCTGCGGGTGAAGTGA
- a CDS encoding LppX_LprAFG lipoprotein has translation MKHVWKWLIAGSLLWLVACGGIASPPTPTPTPDPRALAAAIGQATQNSQSAHFRITLSGKPVALDAGGVTILNSIEGDLRRPDAVLSILNITLGSAIGEIRTVSLAGKQYATNPITRQWMCLQAGSTFDPAVLFAPEIGIEALLANGFTDVTLVGIEELNGRPHYHLRGTLPADLLRAISLNLLGAGPVTTDLWADQETLRASRVVLVDTATDASSPTTWTLEFSDYDKAVDVREPVQCP, from the coding sequence ATGAAGCATGTCTGGAAATGGCTGATTGCTGGTTCCCTGTTATGGCTGGTGGCCTGTGGTGGTATCGCTTCCCCTCCCACTCCTACCCCAACTCCTGACCCACGCGCACTGGCGGCTGCTATCGGACAGGCGACGCAGAATAGTCAGAGTGCTCATTTCCGTATTACCCTGAGTGGCAAGCCGGTCGCGCTCGATGCCGGTGGCGTGACTATTCTCAACAGCATCGAAGGTGATTTGCGCCGTCCTGACGCGGTTCTCTCCATTCTCAACATCACCCTTGGCAGTGCAATTGGCGAGATTCGCACCGTCTCGCTGGCCGGTAAACAGTACGCTACCAACCCGATTACCCGCCAGTGGATGTGCTTGCAGGCCGGTTCAACCTTCGATCCGGCAGTGCTGTTCGCACCTGAGATCGGCATCGAAGCGCTGCTGGCGAACGGCTTTACCGATGTGACGCTCGTCGGGATTGAAGAGTTGAACGGTCGACCACATTACCATCTGCGGGGAACCCTGCCTGCCGATTTGTTGCGTGCGATTAGCCTCAACCTCCTGGGCGCCGGGCCGGTGACCACCGATCTCTGGGCGGATCAAGAGACGCTGCGCGCCAGTCGCGTGGTACTGGTCGATACAGCCACTGACGCCAGTAGCCCCACCACCTGGACGCTTGAGTTCAGTGACTATGACAAAGCGGTTGATGTTCGTGAACCGGTGCAATGTCCATGA
- a CDS encoding MFS transporter codes for MKNPALTTVETRPVDPRLTLGLVCLAIFIGAVDLTVISAALPKVMIDLRLSLDTELNRASWAVSGYLLAYTVSMTFMGRLSDLFGRRMVYLICLVVFLIGSAWVAAAPNLTMLIIGRVIQAFGAGAMVPVSMALVGDLFPPGQRAAALGLIGAVDTAGWMVGHLYGGVLMRIFDDWRLLFWLNLPIGLVALALTWYALRQVPTPPRVGRFDWPGTLLLSASLVALNIGLAAGSELGATDFYGERLGPPPYAGPLVIVSLLLLALFVWVERRSDDPLIGLELFTHRHTAMACVINVMVGFGLAIAITNVPLYINTRLLLYHPTDSDILRIAAWDAGWMLSALTLTMAAAALPGGLLTGRFGARLPAMLGLGLAIIGYGLMAFWGPDATYLRMGLELALTGIGLGLVIAPVADTVIAAAGEDRRGAASALVIALRLVGMTVGVAILTLWGVHRQDELRRAGADNPLAVTEPARFLMEIAARVIGETFLFGAAACLVGLLAALVMREVSGRRT; via the coding sequence ATGAAAAATCCTGCCTTGACAACGGTTGAAACCCGTCCGGTCGATCCACGGCTGACCCTGGGGCTGGTCTGTCTGGCAATCTTCATCGGCGCAGTTGACCTGACGGTGATCAGTGCTGCGTTACCGAAGGTCATGATTGACCTGCGTCTTTCCCTGGATACGGAGTTGAATCGGGCTTCCTGGGCGGTGAGTGGCTATTTGCTGGCCTACACGGTGAGTATGACCTTTATGGGTCGGCTGTCTGATCTGTTTGGCCGGCGAATGGTGTATCTGATCTGCCTGGTCGTTTTCCTCATCGGTTCAGCCTGGGTGGCAGCCGCGCCGAATCTGACGATGCTGATTATCGGACGGGTGATTCAGGCGTTTGGGGCCGGAGCGATGGTGCCGGTCTCGATGGCCCTGGTTGGCGATCTCTTCCCGCCAGGACAACGGGCAGCCGCGCTCGGTCTGATCGGTGCCGTTGATACCGCCGGATGGATGGTCGGGCATCTCTACGGCGGCGTGCTTATGCGCATCTTTGACGACTGGCGGCTCCTGTTTTGGCTCAACCTGCCTATTGGTCTGGTCGCCCTGGCATTGACGTGGTATGCGCTGCGTCAGGTGCCGACCCCGCCGCGGGTCGGGCGTTTCGATTGGCCGGGCACGCTGTTGTTGAGCGCTAGCCTCGTTGCGTTGAATATCGGTCTGGCTGCCGGGAGCGAACTAGGCGCGACCGATTTCTACGGTGAGCGCCTGGGACCACCGCCCTACGCCGGGCCGCTGGTGATAGTGTCCCTGCTGTTGCTGGCACTCTTCGTTTGGGTCGAGCGCCGTAGTGACGATCCGCTGATTGGCCTGGAACTGTTCACCCACCGTCATACCGCGATGGCCTGCGTGATCAACGTGATGGTTGGGTTCGGACTGGCAATTGCGATCACGAATGTACCTCTCTACATCAACACCCGTTTGTTGCTGTACCATCCGACCGATAGCGACATTCTCCGTATCGCCGCCTGGGATGCCGGCTGGATGCTATCAGCATTAACCCTGACAATGGCGGCTGCTGCACTCCCCGGCGGACTGCTCACCGGGCGGTTTGGAGCACGGTTGCCGGCAATGTTGGGCTTAGGACTGGCTATCATTGGCTATGGCCTGATGGCGTTTTGGGGGCCGGACGCGACCTACCTGCGGATGGGTCTGGAACTGGCGTTGACCGGTATTGGTCTGGGCCTGGTGATTGCGCCGGTCGCCGACACAGTGATTGCCGCTGCCGGTGAAGATCGTCGCGGTGCAGCCTCGGCTCTGGTGATCGCCCTGCGTCTGGTGGGCATGACGGTGGGTGTAGCAATCCTCACCCTGTGGGGCGTTCATCGCCAGGACGAGCTGCGGCGGGCTGGCGCTGACAACCCGCTCGCTGTCACCGAGCCGGCTCGTTTTCTGATGGAGATTGCGGCACGGGTCATCGGGGAGACATTTCTCTTCGGGGCAGCAGCATGCCTGGTTGGCCTCCTGGCCGCCCTGGTAATGCGAGAGGTATCCGGGCGCCGAACATAG
- a CDS encoding response regulator transcription factor: protein MATVLIVEDETTLAETLRYNLEREGYSVIVAGDGVQGLDRARRDQPDLVVLDIMLPRLDGFSVCRILRQESDVPIIMLTARQDEVDRIAGLELGADDYMGKPFSLGEFLARVRAILRRSERQPHSIVREVLEAGAIRVDTSSRRAWRNGQELNLPQKEFDLLTCLMRNRGIALTRDLLLERVWGQDFIGDSRTVDVHIRWLREKIEPDPGKPVYIQTVRGVGYRFEPPSDDA, encoded by the coding sequence ATGGCGACGGTTCTCATCGTCGAAGACGAAACCACGTTGGCCGAGACACTACGCTACAACCTCGAACGCGAAGGCTATTCCGTCATTGTCGCCGGTGATGGTGTTCAGGGTCTCGACCGTGCTCGCCGTGATCAACCCGATCTCGTTGTCCTCGACATTATGCTCCCCCGTCTTGACGGCTTCTCGGTCTGTCGGATTCTGCGTCAAGAGAGCGATGTACCGATCATCATGCTCACGGCTCGTCAGGACGAGGTTGATCGGATTGCCGGTCTGGAACTGGGGGCTGATGACTACATGGGCAAGCCGTTTAGCCTCGGCGAGTTCCTTGCTCGTGTGCGGGCGATCCTGCGGCGCAGCGAACGACAGCCTCATTCGATTGTACGTGAAGTGCTAGAGGCCGGGGCGATCCGGGTGGACACCAGCAGCCGTCGGGCCTGGCGGAATGGGCAGGAACTGAATCTCCCGCAGAAAGAATTCGATCTGCTCACCTGTCTGATGCGTAATCGTGGGATTGCCCTGACGCGCGATCTGCTGCTCGAACGGGTATGGGGACAGGACTTCATCGGTGATAGTCGCACTGTCGATGTCCATATCCGCTGGCTGCGCGAGAAGATAGAGCCAGACCCTGGCAAACCGGTTTATATCCAGACGGTGCGAGGGGTTGGGTATCGGTTTGAACCGCCATCTGATGATGCGTAA
- a CDS encoding sensor histidine kinase, translated as MMLLEWMLMVATIALAVGFIVSMYRRHQKSHSSLVDHPSPPGTQEHSMISSARSETITSDSHLALLAIHRQPLFLALAAAIDTGVIVINTERRIVFHNDTALHLLATQSPMQDSGLITLLRDHQADQLASDVLSDGEHRELTIRPIATGRTLHLHYVPLREGGGKPVGALITIRDLTQISMLERARRDLVANVSHELRTPLASLKLLVETVQSAPPPDIASRMLEQMAQEIDAVTQLVDELHELSRLESGRVSLKLEPLPVWPVIERAVERIRPQADRKQQVICVEPAADLPLALMDGDRIGQVLLNLLHNAVKFTPEGGTITVAAEVLTLRDDEQPSRPDRPPHPAGTWLLIRVSDTGIGIPNRDIQRIFERFYKVDRARTRHAGGTGLGLAIAKHLVEGHGGRIWASSQEGHGSTFWFTLPAA; from the coding sequence ATGATGCTGCTCGAATGGATGCTGATGGTAGCGACGATTGCACTGGCGGTTGGGTTTATCGTCAGTATGTATCGCCGACATCAGAAGAGCCATTCATCATTGGTTGACCATCCCTCTCCGCCCGGTACTCAGGAACACTCCATGATCTCATCTGCCAGATCAGAAACGATAACGTCCGATTCGCATCTTGCGTTGTTAGCCATTCATCGTCAGCCGCTCTTTCTGGCGCTGGCAGCAGCGATTGATACCGGTGTGATTGTGATCAATACCGAACGTCGTATTGTCTTTCACAACGACACCGCGCTGCATCTCCTGGCTACTCAATCGCCGATGCAAGACAGCGGCCTGATTACACTGCTCCGCGATCATCAAGCCGATCAGTTAGCCTCTGATGTGCTTAGCGATGGAGAACATCGTGAATTGACGATCCGTCCAATCGCAACCGGGCGGACATTACATTTGCACTACGTGCCATTGCGGGAAGGGGGCGGAAAACCGGTTGGCGCTCTGATCACGATTCGCGACCTGACGCAAATCAGTATGCTTGAACGTGCGCGGCGTGATCTGGTGGCGAATGTATCGCACGAGTTGCGCACGCCACTGGCTTCGCTTAAGTTGCTGGTGGAGACCGTACAATCAGCACCACCCCCCGATATTGCCAGCCGTATGCTGGAGCAGATGGCGCAAGAGATTGATGCCGTCACGCAACTGGTTGACGAATTGCACGAGCTTTCCCGCCTTGAGTCGGGGCGGGTCTCGCTCAAGCTGGAACCGTTACCGGTCTGGCCGGTGATCGAACGTGCCGTTGAGCGCATTCGACCCCAGGCTGATCGTAAACAACAAGTGATCTGCGTCGAGCCGGCGGCTGATTTGCCACTGGCATTGATGGACGGTGATCGAATTGGTCAGGTATTGTTGAATCTGCTCCACAATGCGGTGAAGTTTACACCTGAAGGTGGAACCATCACGGTAGCGGCTGAGGTGCTGACCCTGCGTGATGATGAACAACCGTCACGGCCTGATCGTCCTCCGCATCCGGCGGGGACGTGGTTACTGATCAGGGTCAGCGACACCGGCATCGGAATTCCCAATCGCGATATTCAACGCATCTTCGAGCGCTTCTACAAAGTTGACCGGGCGCGCACCCGCCACGCTGGAGGTACCGGGTTGGGTCTGGCAATTGCCAAGCACCTGGTCGAGGGCCACGGTGGCCGCATCTGGGCGAGCAGTCAGGAAGGACACGGCTCGACCTTCTGGTTTACGCTACCGGCAGCGTAG
- a CDS encoding sulfite exporter TauE/SafE family protein has translation MDVFDLGLIFGAALLAGALNAIAGGGSFFSFPALLVAGVPPIVANATNALALWPGTLASVGAYRQELHGQQRDIWLFSGLSLIGGLVGAVLLLYTDERRFTALIPYLLLFATLIFTFSPQITRLTRYVAGTHGGSQRLLVVIVYVAIAIYGGFFGAGLGILTLAALSLLGYDNIHRMNALKTLQAALVNGIAVVTFVATGLIAWMPALVMIGGAIVGGYGGAAIARRIDAGRVRTAVVWLSIGLTIWFFVRG, from the coding sequence ATGGACGTGTTCGATCTCGGTTTGATCTTTGGTGCAGCACTGCTAGCCGGTGCGCTCAATGCCATTGCCGGCGGCGGTAGCTTCTTTTCGTTTCCGGCCCTGCTGGTGGCCGGCGTACCACCGATTGTTGCCAATGCCACTAATGCGCTGGCCCTCTGGCCGGGAACGCTGGCCAGTGTTGGTGCGTACCGACAGGAACTGCACGGTCAGCAACGTGACATCTGGCTCTTCAGCGGGCTGAGTCTGATCGGTGGATTGGTTGGGGCGGTTCTGTTGCTCTATACCGACGAGCGACGATTTACCGCCTTGATCCCCTATCTGTTGCTTTTTGCGACCCTGATCTTTACGTTTAGTCCGCAGATCACGCGCTTGACCCGTTATGTGGCAGGCACCCATGGCGGTAGCCAGCGCTTGCTGGTTGTGATCGTTTATGTCGCGATTGCCATTTACGGTGGCTTTTTTGGTGCCGGGTTAGGCATTTTGACCCTGGCAGCTCTGTCGTTGCTTGGCTACGACAATATCCATCGGATGAACGCACTAAAGACTCTGCAGGCCGCGCTGGTGAATGGGATCGCGGTTGTGACCTTCGTTGCCACCGGTCTGATTGCCTGGATGCCGGCACTGGTGATGATTGGCGGCGCAATTGTTGGTGGTTACGGCGGTGCGGCAATCGCGCGGCGGATTGATGCCGGGCGGGTACGAACTGCCGTGGTCTGGTTGAGTATCGGGCTTACGATCTGGTTTTTCGTGCGTGGGTAG